The segment CGAGGTCCAGGCGGCGATGGGCGAGGTCGGGATCGATCTCGCCGGCGCGAAGCCGAGGCTGCTCACCGACGAGCTCGCGGCGCAGGCCGAGATGCTGATCACCATGGGCTGCGGCGAGGCCTGCCCCCACGTGCCGGGGATCCGCAGGGACGACTGGCCGCTGCAGGATCCCAAGGGGCAGCCGATCGAGCGGGTCCGGGAGATCCGCGGCGAGGTGCGCGAGCGCGTGCAGGCGTTGATCGAGGCGGAAGGCTGGCGCTGATCGAAGCTCTTCGCCTGCTCGAAGACCCCGGCTGCCCTTCGGCAGGCCGGGGTCTTCGCGTTTCCGGGCGGCCGGCCACGCGACCGCCATGCCCGCGCCGTGCAGCGCGTCCACCGCTCCGCCGATGTCACGGGGCGGGCAGGGATTCGTCCCCTTCCTCGTCCATCTTCGCCACCGCTTCCCAGCGAGGAGATGGACAGATGGCACGTGAGATTTTCCTGCGCCGCGCCTGCGTGGTCGGCGCGCTCGCAACGATGGCCCTGCTCACCGGCTGCGAGGGCCCCGAGGGTCCTGCCGGCCTGCAGGGCGTTCCCGGCGACCAGGGCACCCCCGGCGCCCGGGGGCCGAAGGGCGACGCCGGCCAGGACGGCGCCGATGGCGCCGATGGCACCGATGGCACCGATGGCGGCGATGGCGGCGACGGCGCCGATGGCCAGGACGGCCCCCCCGGCAAGGACGGCGGCGAGCGCTCGCTCCACTTCGACGACGTGGGCTTCCCCTGGACCAACGCCGAGAAGCACGAGGCCCGCGCCTCGAAGAGCGTGACGATCGACGGCGAGAAGTACGCGAT is part of the Vulgatibacter sp. genome and harbors:
- a CDS encoding low molecular weight phosphatase family protein produces the protein MKTVIFACVHNAGRSQMAAAFFNALSAPEKARAISAGTQPGERVHPEVQAAMGEVGIDLAGAKPRLLTDELAAQAEMLITMGCGEACPHVPGIRRDDWPLQDPKGQPIERVREIRGEVRERVQALIEAEGWR